A stretch of the Lolium perenne isolate Kyuss_39 chromosome 3, Kyuss_2.0, whole genome shotgun sequence genome encodes the following:
- the LOC127341100 gene encoding 16.9 kDa class I heat shock protein 1 produces MSMVRRCPFADLWVDPFDGFCSIVPASWDSDSAGFANARVDWKETPEAHVFKADLPGVKKEEVKVEVEDGNVLVVSGERTKEKEDKKEKWHRVERSSGKFIRRFQLPENAKMEEVKAGLENGVLTVTVPKVEIKKPEVKAIDISG; encoded by the coding sequence ATGTCGATGGTTAGGCGCTGCCCCTTCGCGGACCTCTGGGTCGACCCATTCGACGGCTTCTGCTCCATCGTCCCAGCATCATGGGACTCCGACTCAGCCGGCTTTGCAAACGCTCGCGTGGACTGGAAGGAGACGCCGGAGGCGCACGTCTTCAAGGCCGACCTACCCGGCGTgaagaaggaggaggtgaaggtggaggtggaggatggTAACGTGCTCGTTGTCAGCGGCGAGCGCACCAAGGAGAAGGAGGACAAGAAAGAAAAGTGGCACCGCGTCGAGCGCAGCAGCGGCAAATTCATCAGGCGCTTTCAGCTGCCGGAGAACGCCAAGATGGAGGAGGTGAAGGCCGGGCTGGAGAACGGCGTGCTCACCGTCACCGTTCCCAAGGTTGAGATCAAGAAGCCCGAGGTGAAGGCCATCGATATCTCCGGCTAA